From Aspergillus chevalieri M1 DNA, chromosome 4, nearly complete sequence, a single genomic window includes:
- a CDS encoding putative GATA transcription factor (Ams2) (COG:K;~EggNog:ENOG410PIZD;~InterPro:IPR042403), which translates to MESQDGISVRPMRLKVLYTFDDANKTNCLARWPNLLEIQTAFLDEKTQIGVIELKTCIQAIVSASPELVANLGQDYTVYAYDYSEYETPLVGQGMLSWVLSSSTPTPNAHDSQSKTMITGRVCKNVLGLFSKGAQETLEVKLRLVPVPTASQSEYFDSMQRYRELSNIIPHGFDPQTWTNYIRQNPDILAGLRTQQPDRTVSSPMDHAGIERFHQILSEGSTPRDFPAMTPTESFRPLSPAQSSASFVPPSRHSTPGGQHSSQRQSLQQQSQPQSQQLESENRSSQHDMIRPSSSASMHDSEFPTQMSFAGRRGSVHSGYGGGEESEPHQRKRARVYQTGQPGKADFNIEKQPSSLRVAASTAASVRIHRPTPLNPSSGIVESSIEEPIRPPTPISGPNDLPRRIRPLTSSLRESFQPSTRYTSPYPPSDDQPSGDQNAHSPEEPRYHGLFEPSFSMPSSPPVLDGGIPTRSSPNLPHLATDPDSGFMSGGIDELLDDDLGTPLDDCTAGLSNDTTRNKQTVRPAISANSPASAPTIPGRNRSDSFLMSEGPSEQHFKESAPPLPRAPASASGSRPSSRASTRPGPKPLAPAPISQSELEQLMNAVPASDPIPPPPPPPAQPAHSCAGPMSDISAAETPAPIVIPDDDGKVRSKTGARRSKQIHDRLDQCIRSGQAPPYCGNCGAIETPTWRRAWFKEVVGSEEDANDCKTADTTVLFWKALDRDDEEKVTKFQICKKTLLDNDKDFDQVSLCNPCGLWLQKFKSMRPEHKWNNKTQNANSSKRKRSQRRTGPLSNMNATTRIQPLSAKPAASSPGGTDASSPAEEGPTPRTEHDKDDNESQNLPSKRRRANSLEHRKDQDPMEALRRAIQSSPVRNAPLTSENSLTPKPVRRNLFPSQNEGPLKALGESTVNSPRRSPRIASRESDKRPQDKENHVPGVHGDLDCLFEGPGFELEFPASPTPKRRNARSGEKRLALPYNSPTSRRKNVDSDLSPTKLTAQKLQRIQNSPSRQSKSLKQPRSDGHAFPSLPGNSLDNIADIFEDGTNGDSSFMFDPSKSDWADWMPSDYVSPVGSDAEQPNGGDQDLINLILSDPNFQNENNPFSDSSLFGSDFLGLGVKTNDDKENHASSNDASASA; encoded by the exons AGGTACTTTACACATTCGACGATGCAAACAAGACAAATTGCTTGGCTCGATGGCCCAATCTGCTCGAGATCCAAACGGCTTTCCTGGATGAGAAGACCCAGATTGGTGTCATTGAGCTCAAGACCTGCATTCAAGCCATTGTGTCCGCGAG CCCCGAGCTGGTAGCAAACCTCGGTCAAGATTACACGGTGTACGCCTACGACTACTCGGAATATGAAACACCCTTGGTTGGACAGGGAATGCTATCATGGGTCCTTTCCTCATCCACTCCTACCCCGAATGCGCACGATAGCCAGTCCAAGACCATGATTACCGGTCGAGTGTGCAAAAATGTGTTGGGTCTATTCTCGAAGGGTGCCCAGGAGACTCTGGAGGTTAAACTGCGACTTGTGCCCGTTCCAACTGCTTCTCAAAGTGAATACTTTGACAGCATGCAACGATACCGGGAACTCAGCAACATCATTCCCCATGGCTTTGATCCTCAGACGTGGACGAACTACATTCGCCAGAATCCCGACATTTTGGCGGGTCTCAGAACCCAACAACCAGACCGGACGGTCTCCTCGCCTATGGACCATGCGGGTATTGAGAGATTCCACCAAATACTTAGCGAGGGGTCGACCCCTAGGGACTTTCCTGCCATGACTCCCACTGAATCCTTCCGGCCTCTCTCCCCTGCTCAGTCGTCGGCATCGTTTGTCCCGCCCAGCAGACACTCAACGCCTGGAGGACAACACTCGTCGCAACGACAGTCACTCCAGCAGCAATCGCAGCCACAGTCCCAACAACTGGAATCTGAAAACAGATCATCACAGCACGACATGATTCGCCCATCTTCTAGCGCTTCCATGCACGACTCCGAGTTCCCCACTCAGATGTCGTTCGCCGGCCGCAGGGGGTCTGTTCACTCGGGTTATGGCGGTGGGGAAGAATCTGAGCCGCATCAACGAAAGAGGGCCAGGGTATATCAGACGGGGCAACCAGGGAAGGCCGACTTCAATATCGAAAAACAGCCAAGTTCTTTACGCGTAGCAGCAAGTACTGCTGCTTCCGTTCGCATTCACCGGCCGACGCCCCTCAATCCCTCCAGCGGCATCGTCGAGAGCTCCATCGAGGAACCCATTCGGCCACCCACTCCTATCTCCGGTCCAAACGACCTTCCCCGAAGAATACGACCCTTGACAAGTTCCCTGCGTGAATCCTTCCAGCCCAGCACCCGCTATACATCGCCGTATCCACCAAGTGACGATCAACCCTCTGGCGATCAGAATGCTCATTCCCCAGAGGAACCCCGGTACCATGGCCTCTTCGAGCCTTCATTCAGCATGCCTTCGTCTCCTCCCGTTCTCGATGGAGGGATTCCCACCCGCTCCAGCCCAAACCTGCCACACCTTGCCACAGATCCTGACTCTGGCTTCATGAGTGGAGGAATTGATGAACTCCTTGATGATGACCTCGGCACGCCTTTGGATGACTGCACTGCGGGATTGTCCAATGATACCACCCGGAACAAGCAAACCGTTCGACCTGCCATTAGCGCCAACTCGCCTGCCAGTGCTCCAACAATTCCAGGCAGGAACCGGAGCGACTCCTTCTTGATGAGCGAGGGACCATCAGAGCAGCACTTCAAAGAGTCCGCGCCTCCGCTTCCGCGAGCACCCGCTAGTGCTTCGGGTTCGAGACCGTCTTCCCGGGCCAGCACTAGGCCGGGACCCAAGCCTCTGGCCCCTGCGCCCATCTCCCAGAGCGAACTCGAACAGCTTATGAACGCCGTTCCTGCAAGTGACCCaatccctcctcctccgccacctCCCGCGCAACCTGCTCACAGCTGCGCCGGTCCGATGAGCGATATTTCCGCTGCTGAAACACCGGCACCAATTGTGATacctgatgatgatggtaaAGTCCGTAGCAAAACGGGTGCACGGAGGTCAAAACAGATTCATGACCGTCTTGATCAGTGTATTCGCAGTGGACAGGCCCCTCCTTACTGTGGGAATTGTGGTGCAATTGAAACGCCTACCTGGCGTCGAGCTTGGTTCAAGGAAGTGGTAGGCAGTGAGGAAGATGCCAACGACTGCAAAACTGCGGACACCACTGTGTTGTTCTGGAAGGCTCTCGACCGAGACGACGAGGAGAAGGTCACAAAATTCCAAATTTGCAAGAAGACTCTGCTCGACAACGACAAGGACTTTGACCAAGTCTCTCTTTGTAATC CCTGCGGTCTTTGGCTTCAAAAGTTCAAGAGCATGCGACCTGAACACAAATGGAACAACAAAACGCAAAAtgccaacagcagcaaaagaaagCGATCTCAGAGACGCACTGGTCCTCTGTCGAATATGAACGCCACAACCCGCATCCAGCCACTCTCCGCAAAGCCCGCCGCATCCTCCCCAGGAGGCACTGATGCGTCCTCGCCAGCCGAGGAAGGACCTACTCCTCGTACTGAGCATGACAAGGACGACAACGAGAGCCAGAATTTGCCATCGAAACGGCGCCGCGCGAACAGTCTGGAACATCGGAAGGATCAAGATCCAATGGAAGCCTTGCGGCGGGCAATCCAGTCCAGTCCGGTGCGGAATGCTCCGTTGACTAGTGAGAACAGTCTCACACCGAAGCCGGTAAGGAGGaatctttttccttctcaaaATGAAGGGCCTCTGAAGGCGCTCGGCGAATCCACTGTGAACAGCCCACGGCGCAGCCCTCGTATTGCCTCTCGCGAGTCTGACAAGCGGCCTCAGGACAAGGAGAACCACGTGCCTGGGGTCCACGGCGATCTGGATTGTTTGTTCGAAGGGCCTGGTTTCGAGTTAGAATTCCCCGCGAGTCCGACGCCCAAGAGACGCAATGCACGGTCTGGTGAAAAGCGACTTGCGCTGCCCTACAATTCGCCTACATCTCGACGCAAGAACGTTGACTCTGACTTGAGCCCGACTAAGCTTACTGCGCAGAAGCTTCAGCGTATACAAAATAGTCCGTCGCGTCAGAGCAAGAGTCTTAAGCAGCCACGCTCCGATGGTCATGCTTTCCCGTCGCTGCCAGGTAACTCACTGGACAACATTGCGGATATCTTTGAAGATGGCACCAACGGAGACTCTTCCTTTATGTTTGACCCTTCCAAGAGCGACTGGGCCGACTGGATGCCGTCCGACTACGTTTCTCCCGTGGGATCCGACGCAGAGCAACCGAACGGAGGTGACCAGGATCTCATCAATCTGATTCTGTCTGACCCTAATTTCCAAAACGAGAACAATCCGTTTAGCGATTCTAGTCTGTTTGGGTCTGATTTCCTTGGTCTGGGAGTCAAGACCAACGACGACAAAGAAAACCATGCAAGCTCCAATGATGCTTCGGCTTCGGCCTAA
- a CDS encoding putative ssDNA binding protein Ssb3 (COG:S;~EggNog:ENOG410PS0V;~InterPro:IPR012340,IPR013970;~PFAM:PF08661;~go_component: GO:0005634 - nucleus [Evidence IEA];~go_function: GO:0003677 - DNA binding [Evidence IEA];~go_process: GO:0006260 - DNA replication [Evidence IEA];~go_process: GO:0006281 - DNA repair [Evidence IEA];~go_process: GO:0006310 - DNA recombination [Evidence IEA]), with protein MSLQTPRVLPAHLHAFHPSSGAPSTHTIRLLGTVSALHGDTATITCGGNGDVTLVLRPDSHLQMGKLVEVVGKVMDLEGNGLGVRVLGTMDWGNPADCDYKIYEKVVEATHKLKPIFYDSNE; from the exons ATGTCCCTCCAAACCCCCCGCGTCCTTCCCGCCCACCTGCACGCCTTCCACCCCTCCAGCGGCGCCCCCTCAACACACACGATCCGCCTGCTGGGCACCGTATCCGCGCTGCACGGCGACACAGCGACGATAACATGTGGCGGAAACGGGGACGTCACGCTTGTTCTGCGCCCGGACTCGCATCTTCAGATGGGGAAGTTGGTTGAGGTTGTTGGGAAGGTTATGGATCTTGAGGGGAAT GGCCTTGGTGTGAGGGTTCTGGGGACGATGGATTGGGGGAATCCAGCTGATTGTG ATTACAAAATTTATGAAAAGGTCGTCGAGGCTACGCACAAGCTGAAGCCTATCTTTTATGATTCGAATGAGTAA
- a CDS encoding putative NAD+ kinase (COG:G;~EggNog:ENOG410PGK0;~InterPro:IPR017438,IPR016064,IPR017437,IPR002504;~PFAM:PF01513;~go_function: GO:0003951 - NAD+ kinase activity [Evidence IEA];~go_process: GO:0006741 - NADP biosynthetic process [Evidence IEA];~go_process: GO:0019674 - NAD metabolic process [Evidence IEA]) gives MDNERESDALSDGSSACDTDPQNQLEVVFYPDSSHRRKSSLVAADNYHSKPQIDKNEDTTACFVHSLIAEEWVSPSRGIPDPGGDQPGYSGDEAAILDDTTLPTGDEAIPVVNLGPKPIGGRGAPTIVQSRHLTKRQLSDMAWNVRKLSKKLGSIRLKLTVKTVFLVTKAHDESLISLTRKVTQWLLSSQRDTQYVVYIEKRLETHPDFAAWQIEEEEPTAKGRLKYWDAQSALENPHLFDFVITLGGDGTVLYTSWLFQRIVPPVLSFSLGSLGFLTKFDFNDYQNTLDTAFRDGVVVSLRLRFECTIMRSNAQPKEALSGTNKRDLVEELIGEEVEGTLTHTPDKVVQILNDVVLDRGPNPTMSQIELFGDDEHFTTVLADGICIATPTGSTAYNLAAGGSLSHPENPVILVTAICAHTLSFRPIILPDTIVLRMGVPYDARTSSWASFDGRERIELHPGDYVTVSASRYPFANVLPQGKRGEDWVHSISKTLNWNSRQKQKALH, from the exons ATGGATAACGAGCGAGAGTCTGATGCCTTA AGTGATGGGTCGTCCGCCTGCGACACCGATCCCCAGAACCAGCTCGAAGTCGTCTTCTACCCCGATTCCAGTCACCGTCGCAAATCCTCTCTCGTCGCCGCCGATAATTACCATTCGAAACCTCAGATCGACAAAAACGAGGATACAACGGCATGTTTCGTTCATTCGCTCATAGCTGAGGAATGGGTTTCTCCTTCCAGGGGAATTCCCGATCCTGGGGGAGATCAGCCAGGTTACAGTGGCGACGAGGCCGCCATCCTCGATGATACTACCCTGCCCACCGGTGATGAGGCAATACCTGTCGTAAATCTGGGCCCCAAGCCGATTGGCGGCCGGGGAGCGCCAACCATTGTACAATCTCGACATCTGACCAAGCGTCAGCTGTCCGACATGGCCTGGAACGTGCGCAAACTGTCGAAGAAACTGGGCAGTATCAGGCTGAAACTCACCGTCAAGACCGTCTTTCTCGTCACAAAGGCTCACGATGAGTCTCTCATCAGTCTGACCCGCAAGGTCACCCAGTGGCTGCTGTCCAGCCAGCGCGACACCCAGTACGTTGTCTACATTGAGAAGCGACTTGAGACACATCCCGACTTCGCGGCATGGCAAATAGAGGAGGAGGAGCCAACAGCTAAGGGGCGGCTCAAGTACTGGGATGCACAATCGGCTCTGGAAAATCCGCATCTCTTTGATTTTGTTATCACCTTGGGTGGGGATGGAACCGTACTATACACCAGCTGGCTCTTCCAGCGCATTGTCCCGCCTGTGCTATCGTTCTCGTTGGGGTCTCTGGGATTCTTAACCAAATTCGATTTCAATGACTATCAGAACACGTTAGATACGGCATTTCGGGATGGCGTCGTGGTCAGTCTACGGTTACGGTTCGAGTGTACCATCATGCGAAGCAATGCGCAGCCTAAAGAGGCGCTTTCGGGGACCAACAAGCGGGATTTGGTTGAGGAGTTGATAGGTGAAGAGGTTGAGGGTACCCTGACACATACACCCGACAAGGTCGTTCAGATTTTGAACGACGTGGTTCTGGACCGTGGGCCAAATCCAA CCATGTCTCAAATTGAATTGTTTGGCGACGACGAGCACTTCACAACAGTGCTTGCGGACGGAATATGCATCGCTACGCCCACGGGTTCGACGGCCTACAACCTGGCCGCTGGAGGATCATTGTCGCATCCTGAGAACCCGGTGATCCTGGTTACGGCCATCTGCGCCCATACGCTGTCATTCCGGCCGATCATCTTACCAGATACCATTGTGCTACGAATGGGAGTACCCTATGATGCGCGGACCAGTTCGTGGGCCAGTTTTGATGGACGAGAGAG AATCGAATTACACCCCGGAGACTACGTGACAGTGTCTGCGTCGCGGTATCCTTTTGCCAATGTGCTGCCGCAGGGGAAACGCGGGGAGGATTGGGTGCATAGCATTTCCAAGACGTTGAATTGGAATTCTCGACAGAAGCAAAAAGCATTGCATTGA
- a CDS encoding microfibrillar-associated 1 family protein (COG:Z;~EggNog:ENOG410PJ08;~InterPro:IPR033194,IPR009730;~PFAM:PF06991) codes for MPPPLPSHHRGMTANPTRPARYRPGKPIAEEPSSDEDEDEEDEATIKAREEEKRKRAEAQRRQRQQQQQQQPKASSFPAGAITKGVKGVRIEEPEQDEGEDEEGFVTDEGEDEQGISGAAPAKVAPRVTGAHAPAPIAKDEDEEEEEEESEEESSEEESSEDERPRVLLRPTFIKKNQRKPDTAQDTTEADTAAEAEAQQAQRKEKADMLIREQLEKAALERSAANRQWDDDEAEAAEEAAIDDTDGLDPEAEHAAWKLRELKRVKREREAIEASEKEREEIERRRNLTAEEREREDREFLAKQKQEKDATRGQPGFMQRYFHKGAFFRDDLEREGLDQRNVMGRRFVDDVSRETLPQYMQVRDLTQVGKKGRTRYRDLRSEDTGRFGEGLDGRRRRDGPPIGITDERFMPDRVDEKTRPTGANASAVRERRRSRSRSYSPRRGDRGDSYRPGGGGRKRSPSPYEDRDKRRRTEA; via the coding sequence ATGCCACCCCCGCTCCCCTCGCACCACCGCGGCATGACCGCAAACCCAACCCGACCAGCCCGCTATCGCCCCGGAAAACCAATCGCCGAAGAACCATCCtcagacgaagacgaagacgaggaagatgaggccACCATCAAAGCAcgagaggaggagaagcgcAAGCGGGCGGAGGCGCAGAGGCGACAAagacagcagcaacagcagcagcagccgaaGGCGAGTTCATTTCCGGCAGGCGCGATTACGAAGGGTGTCAAGGGTGTGAGGATTGAGGAGCCAGAGCAGGATGAGggggaggatgaggaagggTTCGTTACTGATGAGGGTGAGGACGAGCAAGGTATTTCAGGCGCGGCGCCGGCTAAGGTAGCGCCGCGGGTTACTGGGGCGCATGCACCTGCTCCTATAGCTaaagacgaagacgaggaagaggaagaggaagaatcaGAAGAAGAGAGTTCCGAGGAAGAAAGCTCCGAAGACGAACGACCACGAGTCCTCCTCCGACCAACATTCATCAAGAAAAACCAGCGCAAACCAGACACCGCCCAGGACACGACGGAAGCAGATACTGccgcagaagcagaagcccaGCAAGCCCAACGGAAGGAAAAAGCAGATATGCTGATCCGCGAACAGCTTGAGAAGGCTGCGCTGGAACGCAGCGCTGCAAACCGCCAATgggacgatgatgaagctGAAGCCGCCGAAGAAGCTGCCATCGATGATACAGACGGTCTCGACCCGGAGGCAGAGCATGCAGCGTGGAAACTGCGGGAATTGAAACGTGTCAAGCGCGAGCGCGAGGCGATCGAGGCATCCGAGAAAGAGCGCGAGGAGATCGAGCGACGGAGGAATCTCACAGCGGAAGAGCGCGAGCGCGAAGACCGGGAGTTCCTGGCGAAGCAGAAACAGGAGAAAGACGCCACGCGTGGACAACCGGGATTCATGCAGCGGTATTTCCACAAGGGTGCGTTCTTTCGTGATGATCTTGAGCGCGAGGGTCTCGATCAGCGGAATGTTATGGGGAGGAGGTTCGTCGATGATGTCTCTCGTGAGACACTACCGCAGTACATGCAGGTGCGCGACTTGACGCAGGTGGGCAAGAAGGGTCGTACGCGGTATCGCGATCTTAGGAGTGAGGATACGGGACGATTTGGTGAGGGGTTAGacggtcgtcgtcgtcgtgaTGGGCCGCCTATTGGGATTACTGATGAACGGTTTATGCCGGATCGGGTTGATGAAAAGACTCGTCCTACGGGGGCGAATGCTAGTGCCGTGAGAGAGAGACGGAGGTCACGGTCGAGGTCTTACTCTCCTCGAAGAGGGGATCGTGGAGATTCATACAGacctggtggtggtgggaggAAACGAAGTCCTTCTCCGTATGAGGACCGGGACAAGCGTAGACGGACGGAGGCATGA
- the TRS31 gene encoding trafficking protein particle complex subunit 5 (BUSCO:EOG09263ZW6;~COG:U;~EggNog:ENOG410PMWX;~InterPro:IPR024096,IPR007194,IPR016696;~PFAM:PF04051;~go_component: GO:0030008 - TRAPP complex [Evidence IEA];~go_process: GO:0048193 - Golgi vesicle transport [Evidence IEA]), which yields MAHPKHGSMLSFGGGSNSTATAEKPPFQNAPVPTASQSSPGLRVPSNRKTIYDRHLNRSRNAELSRASFAFLFSEMVTYAQRRVTGIQDLERRLNEQGYPLGLRLLDLLFYRTIAGSSSSSSSASALSTSSTTSSPPNRPLRILPLLHLIHGPLWRLLFNRPADALEHSVSPDTPNEYMITDNDPMVNTYISVPREMSMLNCAAFVAGIIEGVCDGCGFEAKVSAHNQPSEMWPGRTVFLLRFGESVMEREKVLEKAGVK from the exons ATGGCACACCCTAAACACGGCTCGATGCTGTCCTTTGGTGGCGGCTCCAACAGCACAGCAACAGCGGAAAAACCTCCATTCCAAAACGCTCCCGTCCCAACAGCCTCACAGTCGAGCCCCGGCCTGCGCGTACCCTCGAATCGCAAAACCATCTATGACAGACATCTGAATCGCAGCCGCAATGCAGAGCTTAGCCGGGCTAGCTTtgctttcctcttctctgaGATGGTCACTTATGCTCAACGGCGGGTGACAGGTATACAGGATTTGGAGAGACG ACTAAACGAACAAGGCTACCCCCTAGGCCTCCgcctcctcgacctcctctTCTACCGCACCATCGCCggctcctcgtcctcgtcttcctccgcctccgccctctcaacctcctccacaACCTCCTCACCCCCCAACCGTCCCCTTCGcatccttcccctcctccatctcatcCACGGCCCTCTCTGGCGTCTCCTCTTCAACCGTCCCGCCGACGCCCTCGAACACTCCGTCTCGCCTGATACCCCAAACGAGTACATGATTACCGACAATGACCCGATGGTGAATACGTATATCAGTGTGCCGCGGGAGATGAGCATGCTGAACTGTGCTGCGTTTGTCGCGGGGATTATTGAGGGCGTCTGCGACGGGTGTGGGTTCGAGGCGAAAGTGTCGGCGCATAATCAGCCGTCGGAGATGTGGCCGGGACGGACAGTGTTTTTGTTACGGTTTGGGGAGAGTGTgatggagagggagaaggTTTTGGAGAAGGCGGGTGTTAAATAG